A stretch of Desulfotalea psychrophila LSv54 DNA encodes these proteins:
- a CDS encoding response regulator: MRMGYKIVLVEDDDVLRANYSQALEREGYVVSCYASRLEAERAFVEELPDLAVLDIMLGEEMEGGFEVCRHLRQLSPTIPIIFLTARNSDLDRVSGLRLGAWDYLTKDTTTLDFLPVRISTLFKVIESLQRPKDDLGVEVHSGSLRMNEDRKQVFWQGQQVNLTLTEFWLLYSLARRPGHVKSHDQLMGAANIIVTNNAIAAHIRRIRDKFRELDDAFDAIRTEYGMGYRWVLDDISR, translated from the coding sequence ATGAGGATGGGATATAAGATAGTATTGGTGGAAGATGATGATGTCCTTCGGGCAAATTATAGTCAGGCCCTGGAGCGGGAAGGTTATGTTGTCAGCTGTTATGCCTCTCGCTTAGAGGCAGAGCGTGCTTTTGTGGAAGAATTACCGGATCTTGCCGTCTTGGATATTATGCTTGGCGAAGAGATGGAGGGCGGGTTTGAGGTGTGCCGTCATCTGCGCCAACTCTCTCCCACCATTCCCATAATATTTCTTACCGCCCGCAATTCTGACCTGGATAGGGTCTCGGGCCTGCGTCTTGGTGCCTGGGATTATCTGACCAAGGATACAACGACCCTGGATTTTTTACCGGTGAGGATATCGACTCTCTTTAAGGTTATTGAATCGTTGCAAAGACCAAAGGATGATCTTGGTGTTGAGGTGCATAGTGGCTCATTGCGAATGAACGAGGATCGCAAACAGGTCTTTTGGCAGGGTCAGCAGGTAAATTTAACCCTGACTGAATTTTGGCTTCTCTATAGTCTTGCCCGCCGGCCCGGGCATGTGAAATCCCATGATCAGCTTATGGGGGCTGCCAATATTATTGTGACGAATAATGCCATAGCTGCTCATATTCGACGTATACGTGATAAGTTCCGTGAGCTTGATGATGCCTTTGATGCTATTCGTACGGAGTATGGTATGGGGTATCGCTGGGTGTTAGATGATATTTCCAGGTAA
- a CDS encoding Lrp/AsnC family transcriptional regulator, giving the protein MVTAIILLRVERTKVNDVAEKLADTEGVSEVYSVSGRYDLIVIVRVASNDDLADLVTEKMNPIKEITDSETMLAFKAFSPHDLEAMFSVGM; this is encoded by the coding sequence ATGGTGACTGCTATTATTTTGCTCAGAGTAGAGCGGACAAAGGTTAATGATGTTGCAGAGAAACTTGCGGATACAGAGGGGGTATCTGAGGTCTATTCGGTGAGTGGCAGGTATGATCTTATTGTCATTGTCCGGGTGGCGAGCAATGATGATCTTGCCGATCTGGTAACAGAGAAGATGAATCCCATAAAAGAGATAACCGATTCAGAGACCATGCTTGCCTTTAAGGCCTTTTCGCCCCACGATCTTGAAGCAATGTTTTCCGTTGGTATGTAG
- a CDS encoding phosphatidylglycerophosphatase A family protein, translated as MNKLIMILATGFYSGLLPKAPGTWGSLVAILLWLPLRGLSLPHYLLMLLLVFILGFLVAGTAEKLMNRPDAGAIVIDEILGMFITLMFAPNHPMAWFIGFIFFRIFDIWKPAPVSWFDQHMHGGLGIMLDDVMAGIYALASLQLFWFFFGDFLI; from the coding sequence ATGAATAAGCTTATTATGATTTTGGCAACGGGATTCTATTCAGGTCTCTTACCCAAGGCTCCGGGCACCTGGGGTTCTCTGGTGGCGATACTGCTTTGGTTACCGCTTAGGGGACTGAGCTTACCGCACTATTTGCTTATGCTCTTGCTCGTCTTTATCCTGGGCTTTTTGGTGGCCGGTACAGCCGAAAAATTGATGAATCGTCCAGATGCTGGTGCCATTGTCATCGATGAGATCCTAGGGATGTTTATCACCCTTATGTTTGCTCCAAATCACCCTATGGCCTGGTTCATAGGTTTTATCTTTTTTCGTATTTTTGATATTTGGAAACCCGCTCCGGTTTCGTGGTTTGATCAGCATATGCACGGAGGGCTTGGCATTATGCTTGATGACGTGATGGCAGGTATCTATGCCCTTGCCTCTTTACAGCTCTTTTGGTTTTTCTTTGGGGATTTTCTGATTTAG
- the larC gene encoding nickel pincer cofactor biosynthesis protein LarC codes for MSRICYLDCFSGVSGDMLLGAFLDAGVEVAALEAGLAALHLDDLILRTKRVEDCGLSAIKVDVDSSRRQNLRTLPDLLRILQESDLSSLVQERAALVFTAIASAEAKVHGTSLEQVHFHEIGALDTIADVVGVVLCLELLQIDQLVCSPLPQPRGFIDCAHGRIPLPAPAVCEILRGVPSYGVALEQELVTPTGAALVKALVGAFGQFPPMQQLAVGYGAGSQRLANGQPNLLRIFVGTPDDVLEEQQVEVIETNLDDWNPESYPYLCERLFEHGALDVSLAPIQMKKGRPGFCLQVIAGREDSAQLKDIVLLETTALGLRFRFEYRRTLPRRELHIESPWGTMRVKEVQRGGRRVIIPEYEECRRVAGEYDLPLQEVYGRIQGLNFYE; via the coding sequence ATGTCTCGAATTTGTTATCTTGATTGTTTTTCAGGGGTCAGTGGCGATATGTTGCTTGGCGCCTTTCTGGATGCAGGGGTTGAGGTCGCGGCCCTGGAGGCAGGTCTGGCAGCCCTTCACCTTGATGATCTGATCTTAAGGACAAAGAGGGTGGAGGATTGCGGTCTGTCTGCCATTAAGGTTGATGTGGATTCTTCTCGCCGTCAGAACCTACGTACTTTGCCGGATCTGCTTCGCATTCTGCAAGAGAGCGATCTGAGCTCGCTGGTACAGGAGCGCGCCGCTTTAGTCTTTACCGCCATAGCTTCAGCAGAGGCTAAAGTACATGGGACAAGCCTTGAGCAGGTGCATTTTCATGAAATAGGTGCTCTGGATACCATTGCCGATGTAGTGGGTGTTGTTCTCTGTCTGGAACTTCTGCAGATTGATCAGCTTGTCTGTTCACCTCTGCCCCAACCGCGGGGTTTTATTGACTGTGCCCATGGCAGAATTCCACTGCCTGCACCGGCAGTTTGTGAGATTTTGCGTGGGGTGCCATCCTATGGAGTTGCTCTGGAGCAGGAGTTGGTGACGCCGACGGGTGCGGCTTTGGTTAAGGCTCTTGTCGGTGCTTTTGGTCAGTTTCCCCCCATGCAGCAACTGGCAGTCGGGTACGGGGCGGGGAGTCAAAGACTTGCCAATGGTCAGCCTAATCTGCTGCGGATTTTTGTGGGAACCCCTGATGATGTCCTTGAGGAACAGCAGGTGGAGGTGATTGAGACCAATCTTGATGACTGGAATCCTGAATCTTATCCCTATCTCTGTGAGCGTTTATTTGAACATGGTGCCCTTGACGTGAGTCTTGCCCCTATTCAGATGAAAAAGGGGCGTCCTGGATTTTGTCTTCAGGTTATTGCCGGGCGGGAAGATAGTGCTCAACTTAAAGATATTGTCCTGCTGGAGACAACGGCCCTGGGGCTTCGTTTTCGTTTTGAATATCGCCGCACCCTGCCACGCCGAGAGCTGCATATCGAGAGTCCTTGGGGGACGATGCGGGTAAAAGAGGTTCAGCGGGGGGGCAGGCGAGTTATTATACCGGAGTATGAAGAGTGCAGACGCGTTGCAGGGGAGTATGACCTGCCACTACAAGAGGTCTATGGCAGGATCCAAGGATTGAATTTTTATGAATAA